The sequence GACGCCGGAAAACGTGCTGCCGGTTTGGGTCTCCGACCTGCCCGGTGCCGCCGCAGCCACCCTGGTGCCCCTAGGCGTGGCCGGAGCGGGAGTCTTTATGGCCTTTTTGGGCGGGCAGATCACGGTGGTGGAGGGGGACCGCCGGCGCTGCGTGCGGTGGCTGGCCGCAGGCTGCCTGGTCATGGCGGCCCTTCAGTTCGCCGTGCTGGGCCAACTGGGCCCCGATCTGTCCGCACAACTGGAGGAGCCCTTCTTCGAGGTAGCGCGGGGCGTGGGCATAAACGGAGCCTTCCAGCGGGTGGAGTCGGTGGTGGTCGCCCTGTGGGCGTTCAGCGATCTGGCGCTGCTGGGACTTTTGGTCTTTGCCTGCCGGAATATGTCGGAGACACTTTGGGGCGAGCAGGGGCGAAAGTGGTCGGTCCCCGTCGTGGTGGCGCTTACCTTTCTGGGGGCTGTCTTTCTGTTCCCGGACGATTTTACCGCCCAAAGGGCGGCCTCCGAGGGAGTGCTGTTTGGCAATCTGCTGTTGGGATTTGGCGTCCCGGCCCTTCTGCGCCTTGTTCAAAAGGTCAAACGGGCCGGTGGACGGGCACATATATAGTGGTCGTAACGAAATGAAAAGAGCAGATCTTGTTGCGTAAAGTTTATGAGAAAAAGTGACGCAAAAAATGAAAAAAGGTGTTGACAGGAGGGCGCGGATTTGGTATATTAATCGAGCGCCTCACGAGAGGCCGGCGAGTAGGAGCCCGATGAGAGAGGAATCTGGAGGGTTTTGAAAAAAGGTCTTGACAAAGCGAACGGGATGTAGTAAAATACAAAAGTTCGCGTGAGGCGAGCGGTTGAGAACCGGCGGAAAGCCT is a genomic window of Intestinimonas massiliensis (ex Afouda et al. 2020) containing:
- a CDS encoding GerAB/ArcD/ProY family transporter; translation: MSVRQVLVLLFTALLSPMVRALPTWTAATAGEGAWLTGLLAFPVLLAMGWIFRGLFHAAPADSGLAQIFQTVLGKVLGGGLTIIYGIWALFLLCLQARLYGERMLATGYRNASVTVFLAVLLALVLWMGRKKLSAFTRATEVFYLALALALGLVLAVSIQDLTPENVLPVWVSDLPGAAAATLVPLGVAGAGVFMAFLGGQITVVEGDRRRCVRWLAAGCLVMAALQFAVLGQLGPDLSAQLEEPFFEVARGVGINGAFQRVESVVVALWAFSDLALLGLLVFACRNMSETLWGEQGRKWSVPVVVALTFLGAVFLFPDDFTAQRAASEGVLFGNLLLGFGVPALLRLVQKVKRAGGRAHI